A window of Thalassophryne amazonica chromosome 21, fThaAma1.1, whole genome shotgun sequence contains these coding sequences:
- the crnkl1 gene encoding crooked neck-like protein 1: MASTAAGKQRIPKVAKVKNKAPAEVQITAEQLLREAKERELELLPPPPKQKITDKEELNDYKLRKRKGFEDNIRKNRTVISNWIKYAQWEESLKEIQRARSIYERALDVDHRNVTLWLKYAEMEMKNRQVNHARNIWDRAITILPRVNQFWYKYTYMEEMLGNSAGCRQVFERWMEWEPDEQAWHSYINFELRYKEVEKARAIYERFVMVHPEVKNWIKYARFEDKHGYIAHSRKVYERAVEFFGQDHLDENLFVAFARFEEMQKEFERVRVIYKYALDRIPKQQAQELFKNYTVFEKKFGDRKGIEDVIVSKRRFQYEEEVKANPHNYDAWFDYLRLVESDADIEAVREVYERAIANLPPVEEKRHWRRYIYLWINYALFEEMEAKDFERTRQVYQVCLKVIPHKKFTFAKIWLLYAKFEIRQKNLQGARKILGTAIGKCPKNKLFKGYVELELQLREFDHCRKLYEKYLQFDPENCTTWMKFAELETILGDIDRGRAIFELAIGQPRLDMPEVLWKSFIDFEIEQEEFENTRNLYKRLLQRTQHVKVWISYAKFELSIDSPDRLRKCQQIYEEANRSLRGCEEKEDRLKLLESWRDFEREFGSDESRERVRKLLPEKVKKRRKLTAEDGSDAGWEEYYDYIFPEDAANQPNLKLLAMARMWKKKEENERQEEESTVQEKEPATSSDKLVALKSNNVTEAEVPQYNDRDDDDSSSSSDEEEQPKSKQSKSSDDDKN, translated from the exons GGCTTTGAGGACAATATCAGGAAGAATCgcactgtcatcagcaactgGATTAAATACGCACAATGGGAGGAAAGCCTGAAGGAGATTCAGAG GGCTCGTTCCATTTACGAGCGAGCGTTAGATGTTGACCACCGCAACGTCACCCTGTGGCTCAAATATGCAGAAATGGAGATGAAAAATCGGCAGGTGAACCACGCCCGCAATATATGGGACAGAGCCATCACCATCCTGCCACGAGTCAACCAGTTCTG GTACAAGTACACGTACATGGAAGAGATGTTGGGGAACAGCGCCGGCTGCAGGCAGGTGTTTGAACGTTGGATGGAGTGGGAGCCCGACGAACAGGCCTGGCACTCTTACATCAACTTTGAGCTCCGCTACAAGGAAGTTGAAAAAGCTCGCGCCATTTATGAGCGAT TTGTTATGGTTCACCCAGAAGTGAAAAACTGGATTAAGTATGCTCGTTTTGAGGACAAGCATGGTTACATCGCCCACAGCCGGAAAGTTTACGAGAGGGCGGTGGAATTCTTTGGACAGGATCACCTGGACGAAAACCTGTTTGTGGCTTTTGCCCGATTTGAGGAAATGCAGAAAGAA tTTGAGCGAGTTCGAGTAATTTACAAGTATGCCTTGGACAGAATTCCCAAACAACAAGCACAAGAGCTCTTCAAAAACTACACAGTGTTTGAGAAGAAGTTTGGAGACAGGAAGGGTATTGAGGACGTCATCGTCAGCAAGAGACGCTTCCAgtatgaagaggaagtcaag GCAAACCCACACAACTACGACGCGTGGTTCGATTACCTGCGTCTGGTGGAGAGTGACGCTGATATCGAAGCGGTGAGAGAAGTTTACGAGCGGGCCATCGCCAACCTTCCTCCTGTGGAGGAGAAGAGACACTGGAGACGCTACATCTACCTGTGGATCAACTACGCCCTCTTTGAAGAGATGGAAGCCAAG GACTTTGAAAGAACACGGCAAGTTTATCAAGTCTGTTTAAAGGTCATCCCTCACAAAAAG TTCACGTTTGCTAAAATATGGCTGCTCTATGCCAAGTTTGAAATCAGACAGAAAAACCTGCAGGGAGCCAGAAAAATTTTG GGTACTGCCATAGGTAAATGTCCGAAGAATAAACTGTTTAAGGGCTATGTGGAGCTGGAACTGCAGCTCCGCGAGTTCGACCATTGCAGAAAGCTGTATGAGAAGTACCTGCAGTTCGACCCGGAAAACTGCACCACATGGATGAAGTTTGCAGAGCTGGAGACGATCCTGGGAGACATCGACAGAGGACGCGCCATCTTTGAACTCGCCATCGGACAGCCACGACTAGACATGCCCGAG GTTCTGTGGAAGTCCTTCATTGACTTTGAGATCGAACAGGAAGAGTTTGAAAACACCAGGAACCTCTACAAAAGGCTGCTACAGCGCACCCAGCATGTCAAG GTTTGGATCAGCTATGCAAAATTTGAGCTGTCCATCGACAGCCCTGACCGGTTGCGGAAGTGCCAGCAGATCTACGAGGAGGCCAACAGGAGTCTGAGGGGCTGCGAGGAGAAGGAGGACCGGCTGAAGCTGCTTGAGTCCTGGAGAGACTTTGAGAGGGAGTTCGGCTCAGACGAGTCCAGGGAGAGAGTCCGGAAATTGCTGCCGGAGaaggtgaagaagaggaggaagctTACAGCTGAAGATGGG TCAGACGCAGGCTGGGAGGAATACTACGATTACATCTTCCCAGAGGACGCTGCCAACCAGCCCAACCTCAAACTACTCGCTATGGCCAGGATGTGGAAGAAGAAGGAGGAAAATGAGCGCCAGGAAGAAGAATCCACTGTTCAAGAAAAAGAGCCAGCAACTTCTTCTGACAAACTTGTAGCTCTGAAAAGTAATAATGTGACTGAAGCCGAGGTGCCACAATACAACGACCGTGATGATgatgacagcagcagcagcagcgatgAAGAAGAGCAGCCAAAGTCGAAACAGTCCAAGAGCAGTGATGACGATAAAAACTAA